In Blattabacterium cuenoti, the following proteins share a genomic window:
- a CDS encoding AAA family ATPase translates to MNIIPPENIVLSDKYRPIKWSEIIGQKKITLTLKNAIKYNRLSQFIFFVGPDGVGKNTCARILANELNYNSEENKSSNIFEIDGFLNISLDIFHKIINKIHIYQKKNEYNIIIIRNIDLFSQDLFNLLLNFIEKKHPHVLFIFCGRKKSNIPISIRLHCQIYEFESISIKEIFLHLKMISEKESLKIDNESLFILSQNVEGSISKAIYIFDKLTIIHKKISKDIITKELGIIDITYYFDIVNYLLNRKIHKIFILLDKIFQEKINCSNFIIGLIKHFRNLFLSKNYETLPLIKLKKEVVQSYIKQSKCISDSLIIGSLNICFHLKEKYEFCKNSKLMIEIYLIKLANFYYHIINTNTKSLKKIKENSEFLCFDKKNEKISFVKKNWVNFLHNFSEKINSIYLDFLKKEIEFYIEKNEIFFIVPYELLDNTNFSLVQSYFIKFLKKELNYPNLKFKVIKKDSEKNIIKKYVFLSKKNKFTEKLIEELNLKISSS, encoded by the coding sequence ATGAATATAATTCCTCCTGAAAATATTGTTTTATCAGATAAATATAGACCCATAAAATGGAGTGAAATAATAGGTCAAAAAAAAATTACTTTAACTCTTAAAAATGCAATAAAATATAACAGGTTATCTCAATTTATATTTTTTGTAGGTCCCGATGGAGTAGGAAAAAATACATGCGCTAGAATTTTAGCTAACGAATTAAATTACAATTCAGAAGAAAATAAATCATCAAATATTTTTGAAATAGATGGATTTTTAAATATTTCATTAGATATTTTTCATAAAATAATAAATAAAATACATATTTATCAAAAAAAAAATGAATATAATATTATTATCATAAGAAATATAGATCTTTTTTCTCAAGATTTGTTCAATTTACTTTTGAACTTTATAGAAAAAAAACATCCACATGTATTGTTTATCTTTTGTGGAAGAAAAAAAAGTAATATTCCTATATCTATAAGATTACATTGTCAAATATATGAATTTGAAAGTATTTCCATAAAAGAAATTTTTCTTCATTTAAAAATGATATCTGAAAAAGAAAGTCTAAAAATAGATAACGAATCTTTATTTATTTTATCTCAAAATGTAGAAGGTTCTATTAGCAAAGCTATTTATATTTTTGATAAATTAACAATAATTCATAAAAAAATATCTAAGGATATTATAACAAAAGAATTAGGTATCATAGATATTACATATTATTTTGATATAGTTAATTATCTTTTAAACAGAAAAATACATAAAATATTTATATTATTAGATAAAATATTTCAAGAAAAAATTAATTGTTCTAATTTCATAATTGGATTAATAAAACATTTTAGAAATCTTTTTTTATCTAAAAATTATGAAACACTTCCTCTTATAAAACTCAAAAAAGAAGTAGTTCAATCTTATATAAAACAATCAAAATGTATATCTGATTCGTTAATAATTGGATCTTTAAACATATGTTTTCATCTAAAAGAAAAGTATGAATTTTGTAAAAATTCTAAATTGATGATAGAGATATACTTAATAAAACTAGCTAATTTTTATTATCATATAATAAATACAAATACAAAAAGTTTGAAAAAGATAAAGGAAAATTCAGAGTTTTTATGTTTTGACAAAAAAAATGAAAAAATATCTTTTGTAAAAAAAAATTGGGTAAATTTTTTACATAATTTTTCAGAAAAAATAAATTCTATTTACCTAGATTTTTTAAAAAAAGAAATAGAATTTTATATTGAAAAAAATGAGATATTCTTCATAGTACCTTATGAATTACTAGATAATACTAATTTTTCATTAGTACAATCATATTTTATAAAGTTTTTAAAAAAAGAATTAAATTATCCAAATTTAAAATTTAAAGTAATAAAAAAAGATTCAGAAAAAAACATAATAAAAAAATATGTTTTTCTATCTAAAAAAAATAAGTTTACAGAAAAATTAATAGAAGAATTAAATTTGAAAATATCTTCTTCTTAG
- a CDS encoding ATP-dependent Clp protease ATP-binding subunit, with amino-acid sequence MIYHYSSNSRKKILLSSAYSDEDIESDSFTHSYGSGSGSNTGSGYYGGTSIRSKTPVLDSFGRDLNAIAIEGKLDPVIGRDKEVERVSQILSRRKKNNPLLIGEPGVGKSAIAEGLALRIVQKKVSRVLYNKRVVILDLANLVAGTKYRGQFEERMKAIINESEKNVGLILFIDEIHTMIGAGGTTGSLDASNIFKPALARGDIQCIGATTLNEYRQYIEKDGALERRFQKIIVQPSSENETIEILKNIKFKYENYHNVLYTEKAIKACVNLTSQYIVDRFFPDKAIDALDEAGSRVHIKNIKVPQEIVLLEKELENIREEKLKVVKNQKYEEAARLRDQEKRIEKKLLKAQKEWEKLSKENKEIVSEENVEEVVSMMSGIPVNRIAQAEMKRLNKMADLLKEKIIGQDEAIDKIVKSVKRNRTGLKDPHSPIGSFIFLGQTGVGKTYLAKTFTKELFDSEEFLIRIDMSEYMEKFSVSRLIGAPPGYVGYEEGGQLTEIIRRKPYAVILLDEIEKAHSDVFNILLQILDYGSVTDSIGRKINFKNTIIILTSNTGTQQLKEFGRGIGFNTKAKKSCNYISDVLEQSLKKTFSPEFLNRIDDIIIFNSLKPKDISKITNLELEKITIQIRNLGYKLILLPEVNNFIQEKGFDKSYGARPLKRVIEKFIKNPISECIINEKIKKGDTITLEIDKKENNVKVRI; translated from the coding sequence ATGATTTATCATTATTCGTCAAACAGTAGAAAAAAAATACTTTTATCTTCTGCTTATTCAGATGAAGACATTGAAAGTGATAGTTTCACTCATTCTTATGGATCTGGAAGTGGAAGTAATACAGGGTCAGGATATTATGGAGGAACTTCAATAAGAAGTAAAACACCTGTATTAGATAGTTTTGGTAGAGATTTAAATGCTATAGCTATAGAAGGAAAACTAGATCCTGTAATAGGAAGAGATAAAGAAGTAGAACGTGTTTCTCAAATATTGAGTAGAAGAAAAAAAAATAATCCTCTTCTCATAGGAGAACCTGGAGTTGGAAAATCTGCTATTGCTGAAGGATTAGCTTTACGTATTGTCCAAAAAAAAGTATCAAGAGTTTTATATAACAAAAGAGTAGTCATTTTGGATCTAGCAAATTTAGTAGCTGGAACTAAATATAGAGGTCAATTTGAAGAAAGAATGAAAGCTATTATAAATGAATCAGAAAAAAATGTAGGACTGATACTTTTTATAGATGAAATTCATACAATGATTGGAGCTGGAGGAACTACAGGATCTTTAGATGCATCTAATATATTTAAACCAGCATTAGCAAGAGGAGATATACAATGTATAGGAGCTACAACCTTAAATGAATATAGACAATACATAGAAAAAGATGGTGCATTAGAAAGAAGATTTCAAAAAATTATAGTACAACCTTCATCTGAAAATGAAACTATTGAAATATTAAAAAATATAAAATTTAAATATGAGAATTACCATAATGTTTTATATACAGAAAAAGCTATAAAAGCATGTGTAAATCTAACTTCACAATATATTGTAGATCGTTTTTTTCCAGATAAGGCTATTGATGCATTAGATGAAGCTGGATCTAGGGTTCATATTAAAAATATAAAAGTTCCACAAGAAATAGTTCTTCTTGAAAAAGAATTAGAAAATATCCGAGAAGAAAAATTAAAAGTAGTAAAAAATCAAAAATACGAAGAAGCAGCTCGTTTACGAGATCAAGAAAAGCGTATAGAAAAAAAATTATTGAAAGCACAAAAAGAATGGGAAAAATTATCAAAAGAAAATAAAGAAATAGTTTCTGAAGAAAATGTAGAAGAAGTTGTGTCTATGATGAGTGGAATTCCAGTAAATCGAATAGCTCAAGCTGAAATGAAAAGATTGAATAAAATGGCCGATTTGTTAAAAGAAAAAATAATAGGTCAAGATGAAGCTATAGATAAAATAGTAAAATCTGTTAAAAGAAACAGAACAGGTTTAAAAGATCCTCATAGTCCTATAGGATCTTTCATTTTTTTAGGACAGACAGGAGTTGGAAAAACATATCTAGCAAAAACTTTTACTAAAGAATTATTCGATTCAGAAGAATTTTTAATACGTATAGATATGAGTGAATATATGGAAAAATTTTCCGTATCTAGATTAATAGGAGCTCCTCCAGGTTATGTTGGATATGAAGAAGGTGGGCAATTAACAGAAATTATACGTCGTAAACCTTATGCTGTTATATTATTAGATGAAATAGAAAAAGCGCACTCTGATGTTTTTAATATATTATTACAAATATTGGATTATGGAAGTGTAACTGATAGTATAGGAAGAAAAATAAATTTTAAAAATACTATTATTATACTTACTTCAAATACAGGAACACAACAATTAAAAGAATTTGGAAGAGGTATAGGATTTAATACAAAAGCTAAAAAATCTTGCAATTATATTAGTGATGTATTAGAACAATCATTAAAAAAAACGTTTTCTCCAGAATTTTTAAATAGAATAGATGATATTATTATTTTTAATTCCCTAAAACCAAAAGATATATCTAAAATAACTAATCTAGAATTAGAAAAAATAACAATTCAAATTAGAAATTTAGGTTATAAATTGATTTTA